The following coding sequences are from one Diabrotica virgifera virgifera chromosome 2, PGI_DIABVI_V3a window:
- the LOC126880398 gene encoding HSPB1-associated protein 1 encodes MEESVSFDIRNIILNKQEPIVIKNVLKWKILQWTLSDWKSALHNEKLEFRRGFNTSSNEPQWERKTKLLKGDFEYFLNHAQNNTKEWLYFDYKQLNTWFKDNQSIRQELEWDPLGFPNIKPEDCTIWIGSKGAHTSCHMDCYGFNLVYQIYGSKIWLLFPPEENLKPSRIPYEESSIYSKLNFFSPNVNDFIGLSNKCRKVILNPGDMLFVPHKWWHYVENLETSISINVWLPKAEDDKERVKESIVQYFVKQITETADRDENNRMLNPNMDEVILGHNKSSFMETIHKCRKIYQDKLSNKKSCTECQATKNKTEPTTTTINVQDVVYTVPVLTKDEFLEFLYQQANRFHDVESSNTYKSDDNDDTNKFLEAITHPEVVDLIANILINN; translated from the exons ATGGAAGAAAGTGTTTCCTTCGATATAAggaatattatattaaataaacaagaaCCTATcgtaataaaaaatgttttaaaatggaAAATACTACAATGGACATTAAGTGATTGGAAATCAGCACTTCATAATGAAAAATTAGAATTTCGCAGAGGTTTCAATACTTCATCAAATGAGCCTCAATGGGAACGAAAAACAAAATTGTTAAAAGGCGATTTTGAATACTTTCTAAATCATGctcaaaataacacaaaagaatGGCTATATTTTGATTACAAACAGTTAAATACCTGGTTTAAGGATAATCAAAGTATTAGGCAA GAACTTGAATGGGATCCACTTGGTTTTCCAAATATTAAGCCAGAAGACTGTACAATATGGATAGGTTCAAAAGGTGCTCACACTTCATGTCATATGGATTGCTATGGATTTAATCTAGTATATCAAATTTATGGGTC AAAAATCTGGCTGTTGTTTCCCCCAGAAGAAAATCTGAAACCAAGTAGGATACCTTATGAGGAATCAAGTATATAttcaaagttgaatttttttagtCCTAATGTTAATGATTTTatag GTTTAAGTAATAAATGTAGAAAAGTAATATTGAATCCAGGAGATATGCTATTTGTACCACATAAGTGGTGGCATTATGTTGAAAACTTGGAGACCAGTATTTCTATAAATGTTTGGTTACCTAAG GCCGAAGATGATAAAGAAAGAGTAAAAGAGTCAATTGTTCAGTATTTTGTAAAGCAAATAACAGAAACAGCAGATAGAGATGAAAATAATAGAATGTTAAATCCTAACATGGATGAA GTTATTTTAGGACACAACAAAAGTTCGTTTATGGAGACAATACATAAGTGTAGGAAAATTTATCAAGACAAGTTATCAAATAAAAAATCTTGTACAGAATGTCAAGCAACTAAGAATAAAACAGAACCAACCACTACCACAATCAATGTTCAGGATGTAGTGTACACTGTCCCTGTTTTGACAAAAGACGAATTTTTGGAATTTCTATATCAACAAGCCAATCGGTTTCATGATGTCGAGAGCTCTAATACCTATAAGAGTGATGACAATGACGATACAAATAAGTTTCTTGAAGCCATAACACATCCAGAAGTTGTTGATCTCATTGCGAATATtcttataaataattaa